Proteins encoded together in one Bradyrhizobium sp. PSBB068 window:
- a CDS encoding beta-lactamase family protein, with the protein MQRYIDNNLLSGISSAVMVGRELVDVSCVGWADKEAQTPLRTDHIFRVFSNTKLITSCAALLLVEDGRIRLDDPIETYIPHLGNRKVLRPGATSIDDTEPARSSITIRQLLSHSAGLSYGFFDPGTVIFKALNERGVHNPNTTLAEMVDVLAGLPLIYQPGTSWEYSLAIDVVARLVEVVSGQSFDKFIKARILDPLGMVDTGFVVPEQDQGRLVAYYAGADLMEPMKPGLTRTDNAPFPGAYLRPVARLNGGGGLVSTLPDMVALIRSLLPGGPTLLKPDTIAAMMSNQLPDGQWIRFAMMGEQPGKAHGLAGGLILNPSPIDHPDAAGEFYWGGVAGTQWWISPKKGIAGVMMAQRQMAFVHPFSFEFKRMAYDAVKRGR; encoded by the coding sequence ATGCAGCGCTACATCGACAACAATCTGCTGTCCGGCATCTCGTCCGCCGTGATGGTGGGGCGCGAGCTGGTCGACGTGTCCTGCGTCGGCTGGGCCGACAAGGAAGCGCAGACCCCGTTGCGCACCGACCACATCTTCCGGGTGTTCTCCAACACCAAGCTGATCACCTCCTGCGCGGCGCTGCTGCTGGTCGAAGACGGCCGCATCCGGCTCGACGATCCGATCGAGACCTACATCCCGCACCTCGGTAACCGCAAGGTGCTGCGGCCGGGCGCGACGTCGATCGACGACACCGAGCCGGCGCGGAGCTCGATCACCATCCGCCAATTGCTGAGCCACAGCGCCGGCTTGAGCTACGGCTTCTTCGATCCCGGCACCGTCATCTTCAAGGCGCTCAACGAGCGCGGCGTGCACAACCCCAACACGACCCTGGCCGAGATGGTCGATGTGCTGGCCGGCCTGCCGCTGATCTATCAGCCTGGCACGTCGTGGGAATACTCGCTCGCGATCGACGTGGTGGCGCGCCTCGTCGAGGTGGTCAGCGGCCAGAGCTTCGACAAATTCATCAAGGCGCGCATCCTCGATCCGCTCGGCATGGTCGATACCGGCTTCGTGGTCCCCGAGCAGGATCAGGGACGCCTGGTCGCGTACTACGCAGGCGCCGATCTGATGGAGCCGATGAAGCCGGGCCTCACCCGCACCGACAATGCGCCCTTCCCCGGCGCCTATCTGCGCCCGGTCGCACGGCTCAATGGCGGCGGCGGCCTGGTGTCGACACTGCCCGACATGGTCGCGCTGATCCGCAGCCTGCTGCCAGGCGGACCGACCCTGCTGAAGCCGGACACGATCGCTGCGATGATGTCCAACCAGTTGCCGGACGGCCAATGGATCCGCTTCGCGATGATGGGCGAGCAACCCGGCAAGGCGCATGGGCTTGCCGGCGGCCTGATCCTCAATCCCTCACCAATCGATCATCCCGACGCCGCCGGCGAATTCTACTGGGGCGGCGTCGCCGGCACGCAATGGTGGATTTCGCCCAAGAAGGGCATCGCCGGCGTCATGATGGCACAGCGCCAGATGGCGTTCGTCCATCCGTTCTCGTTCGAGTTCAAGCGGATGGCCTATGACGCGGTGAAGCGCGGCCGTTAG
- a CDS encoding response regulator, with protein MAKTVLIVEDNELNMKLFRDLLEAHGYQTSGTSNGFEALDLVRKLRPDLILMDIQLPQVSGLEVTRWIKDDPDLRTIPVVAVTAFAMKGDEERIREGGCEAYLSKPISVGKFIETVRRFIG; from the coding sequence ATGGCCAAAACCGTCCTGATCGTGGAGGACAATGAGCTCAACATGAAGCTCTTTCGCGATCTGTTGGAAGCGCATGGCTACCAGACTTCGGGCACCAGCAATGGCTTCGAAGCGCTCGATCTCGTGCGCAAGCTGCGCCCCGATCTCATTTTGATGGATATTCAACTGCCTCAGGTTTCCGGCCTCGAGGTCACGCGCTGGATCAAGGACGATCCCGATCTGCGCACGATTCCGGTGGTCGCAGTCACCGCCTTCGCCATGAAGGGCGACGAAGAACGCATCCGCGAGGGCGGCTGCGAAGCCTATTTGTCCAAGCCGATCTCGGTCGGCAAATTCATTGAGACTGTCCGACGCTTTATCGGATAG
- a CDS encoding PleD family two-component system response regulator — protein MSARILVVDDVPANVKLLEARLSAEYFDVLTASNGTEALEICSRAECDIILLDVMMPDMDGFEVCRRLKSNPATHFIPVVIVTALDSPADRVRGLESGADDFLTKPVSDVVLIARVRSLTRLKMMTDELRMRAITSLEIGMQAPERSAIADRGTGGRILLVDDRPSSYEKLAPILSAEHTVDVEVNPSEALFHAAEGNYDLLIVSLSLDNYDGLRLCSQARSLERTRQVPILAVSDADNNTRLMRGLEIGVNDYLLRPVDKNELLARARTQIRRRRYTDHLRDNVQNSIEMAITDALTGLNNRRYMESHLATLAEQASVRGKPLALMILDIDYFKAINDTYGHDAGDDVLREFAVRIRKSIRGIDLACRYGGEEFVIVMPETDLHVAGMVAERLRRSIAGEPFAVEKGGKRITVTISIGLTTLERKGEQVADVLKRADTALYRAKHDGRNRVVSAAA, from the coding sequence ATGTCCGCGCGTATCCTCGTCGTCGATGACGTTCCGGCGAACGTCAAGCTGTTGGAAGCTCGCCTGTCGGCCGAATATTTCGATGTGCTGACCGCATCCAACGGGACCGAGGCGCTGGAAATCTGTTCGCGCGCCGAATGCGACATCATCCTGCTCGACGTCATGATGCCGGATATGGACGGCTTCGAGGTCTGCCGCCGCTTGAAGTCGAATCCAGCGACCCATTTCATTCCCGTCGTCATCGTCACCGCGCTCGACAGTCCGGCTGACCGCGTCCGCGGCCTCGAATCCGGCGCCGATGACTTCCTGACCAAGCCGGTGTCCGACGTCGTGCTGATTGCGCGCGTGCGCTCGCTGACGCGGCTGAAGATGATGACCGACGAACTGCGCATGCGCGCCATCACCTCGCTCGAGATCGGCATGCAGGCGCCCGAGCGCAGCGCGATCGCGGATCGTGGCACCGGCGGCCGCATCCTCCTGGTCGACGACCGGCCGTCGTCTTACGAGAAGCTGGCGCCGATCCTTTCCGCCGAGCATACCGTCGACGTCGAGGTCAATCCGTCTGAAGCGCTGTTCCATGCGGCCGAGGGCAATTACGACCTGCTGATCGTGTCGCTCAGCCTCGACAATTACGACGGCCTGCGGCTGTGCAGCCAGGCCCGTTCGCTGGAGCGGACGCGGCAGGTGCCGATCCTGGCAGTGTCCGATGCCGACAACAACACGCGGCTGATGCGCGGGCTCGAGATCGGCGTCAACGACTACCTGCTGCGCCCGGTCGACAAGAATGAATTGCTGGCACGGGCGCGCACCCAGATCCGCCGCCGCCGCTACACCGATCATCTGCGCGACAACGTGCAGAACTCGATCGAGATGGCGATCACCGATGCGCTGACCGGCCTCAACAACCGGCGCTACATGGAGAGCCACCTCGCGACGCTGGCGGAGCAGGCTTCGGTCCGCGGCAAGCCGCTGGCGCTGATGATCCTCGACATCGATTACTTCAAGGCGATCAACGACACCTACGGCCACGACGCCGGCGACGACGTGCTGCGCGAATTTGCCGTTCGCATCCGCAAGTCGATCCGCGGCATCGATCTGGCCTGCCGCTATGGCGGCGAGGAGTTCGTGATCGTGATGCCGGAGACCGATCTGCATGTCGCCGGCATGGTCGCCGAGCGGCTGCGCCGCTCGATCGCGGGCGAGCCCTTTGCCGTCGAGAAGGGCGGCAAGCGGATCACGGTCACGATCTCGATCGGGCTCACCACGCTGGAGCGCAAGGGCGAGCAGGTTGCCGACGTGCTGAAGCGCGCCGACACCGCGCTCTATCGCGCCAAGCACGACGGCCGCAACCGCGTGGTTTCCGCGGCGGCCTAA
- a CDS encoding TetR/AcrR family transcriptional regulator: MASPPPKQTMKERILETADKLFYLQGIRAIGVDTIAAEIGISKRTLYNHFPSKDALIEAYLQRRFVQPRPSDKPPAEQILATFDSLERRFAAKDFRGCPFVNAVAELGPDDEDHTVRDIAVAFKESRRVWFRDLLQQLGVADAEGLATQLTLLVDGSIAQDLVRDDPAMARAAREAARVLLANAGVKLGASAATDNKRTG, translated from the coding sequence ATGGCTTCCCCGCCTCCCAAACAGACCATGAAAGAGCGGATCCTCGAGACCGCCGACAAGCTGTTCTACCTGCAGGGCATTCGCGCCATCGGCGTCGACACCATCGCGGCCGAGATCGGCATCAGCAAGCGCACGCTTTACAACCACTTCCCGTCGAAGGACGCGCTGATCGAGGCCTATCTGCAACGCCGCTTCGTGCAGCCCCGCCCGTCCGACAAGCCGCCGGCCGAGCAGATTCTTGCAACCTTCGATTCATTGGAGCGGCGCTTCGCGGCAAAGGATTTTCGCGGCTGCCCGTTCGTGAACGCGGTGGCCGAGCTCGGACCTGATGACGAGGACCACACCGTCCGCGACATTGCCGTTGCCTTCAAGGAAAGCCGCCGGGTCTGGTTTCGCGATCTGCTGCAGCAGCTCGGCGTCGCCGATGCGGAGGGGCTTGCGACCCAGCTCACGCTGCTGGTCGACGGCTCGATCGCGCAGGACCTGGTGCGCGACGATCCGGCGATGGCTCGCGCGGCCAGGGAAGCCGCCCGCGTGCTGCTGGCCAACGCCGGCGTCAAGCTTGGCGCCTCCGCAGCTACGGACAACAAGCGCACCGGATAA
- a CDS encoding MFS transporter has protein sequence MPLLQVLRPTLPILIGASIMLTLSMGLRQSLGIFMQPLTHDIGITVSHFTLALAVQNLAWGFLQPLAGAMTVRYGFRPIMVVGALAYIAGLVLMTTAHGLVSIMIGAGVLIGISLACTANAIAMSVAARAVPEMVRSTVLGIVSAAGSLGALLSAPIGQMLNEGFGWRVGLAGFVILSVGMIPAALYAGRVDNIPLPKPAGDDIGNATAATAAKTAFGNASFVVMTCAYMVCGMQLVFLTTHLPSYLAICGLDPMLSAQTLGMIGGFNVLGSLFFGWAGQRWNKLALLGAIYILRSLALAWYFMLPATPGSTLLFGAIMGFLWMGVGPLVAGAVAEMFGLRWQAMIQGLAFMSHQVGSFLGAYGGGVIYDSLGSYTMAWRIGVALGLAGGIIQLAFALIRPAQPPLLKAI, from the coding sequence ATGCCCCTGCTGCAGGTCCTGCGTCCCACGCTTCCCATTCTGATCGGCGCCTCCATCATGCTCACGCTGAGCATGGGCCTGCGGCAGAGCCTCGGCATCTTCATGCAGCCGCTGACGCACGACATCGGAATTACGGTGTCGCATTTCACGCTGGCGCTGGCGGTGCAGAACCTCGCCTGGGGCTTCTTGCAGCCGCTCGCCGGTGCGATGACCGTGCGTTACGGCTTCCGCCCGATCATGGTGGTCGGTGCGCTGGCCTATATCGCAGGCCTTGTGCTGATGACGACCGCGCATGGCCTCGTCAGCATCATGATCGGCGCCGGCGTGCTGATCGGCATTTCGCTCGCCTGTACCGCGAATGCCATTGCGATGTCGGTCGCGGCGCGCGCGGTGCCGGAGATGGTGCGCTCCACCGTGCTCGGTATCGTCTCTGCCGCGGGCTCGCTCGGCGCGCTGCTGTCGGCGCCGATCGGCCAGATGCTCAATGAAGGTTTCGGCTGGCGCGTCGGGCTCGCCGGCTTCGTCATCCTGTCGGTCGGGATGATCCCTGCGGCGTTGTATGCCGGCCGCGTCGACAACATCCCGCTGCCGAAGCCCGCGGGTGACGACATCGGCAATGCGACGGCGGCGACCGCGGCAAAGACCGCGTTCGGCAACGCGTCGTTCGTGGTGATGACCTGCGCCTACATGGTCTGCGGCATGCAGCTCGTCTTCCTCACCACGCATCTGCCGTCATATCTCGCCATCTGCGGGCTCGATCCGATGCTGAGCGCGCAGACGCTCGGCATGATCGGCGGCTTCAACGTGCTGGGCTCGCTGTTCTTCGGCTGGGCCGGCCAGCGCTGGAACAAGCTGGCGCTGCTCGGCGCGATCTACATCCTGCGCTCGCTGGCGCTCGCCTGGTACTTCATGCTGCCGGCAACGCCGGGCTCGACGCTGCTGTTCGGCGCCATCATGGGCTTCCTCTGGATGGGTGTCGGGCCGCTGGTCGCGGGCGCGGTGGCGGAGATGTTCGGCTTGCGCTGGCAGGCGATGATCCAGGGCCTTGCCTTCATGAGCCACCAGGTCGGCAGCTTCCTCGGTGCCTACGGAGGAGGGGTGATCTACGACTCGCTCGGCTCCTACACCATGGCCTGGCGCATCGGCGTCGCGCTCGGACTTGCCGGCGGCATCATCCAGCTTGCCTTCGCGCTGATCCGGCCGGCGCAGCCGCCGCTGCTCAAGGCCATTTGA